The genomic interval TGAAAAGACCAGGTTATTAACACCTCTTTGGTGGAACCAGCCTTAATGAATTGAATTTTATAATAGCGCATGATGCTGTTGAGAGCTGTGTCATGTGCTATTATAAAATCGTTTTATCATTGAATAATTGTTGATAGCATTTTACACTATCCCCCTTGTAAGTCTATTTTTTACCCGTTTTAGCTCCTACTCAATTATGAAATACCTTATATTTGAGTTATCATTTACCTGCAAATAACTTTACACTAAGCCAATAATTCTATTTATGAATTCGCATTTAGATCCTACTGATTTGGGAATATTAAATCTTCTGCAGGAAAATGGAAGGTTAACCAACAAAGAACTTGCACATCAGCTGAACAGAACAATTTCTCCGATTTTTGACCGGAGAAAAAGACTGGAAGAAATGGGTTATATCAAAAAGTATGTTGCCATACTGGACAGGGAAAAAATCACAACCTCTCTGGTTGCTTTCCCCCAGATTGCACTCACCAGTCATAGTGAAGATGCTTTGGAATCTTTCCAGAAAACCGTTATTTCATATCCTGAAGTTCTGGAATGTTATCATATTACGGGAAAGTATGATTTCATGTTAAAGATTATCATTCCAGATATGCATGCTTATAATGCTTTTCTTCGCCAAAAGATTGCTCCGCTTGAACGGGTGGGTAATGTACA from Pedobacter sp. WC2423 carries:
- a CDS encoding Lrp/AsnC family transcriptional regulator, yielding MNSHLDPTDLGILNLLQENGRLTNKELAHQLNRTISPIFDRRKRLEEMGYIKKYVAILDREKITTSLVAFPQIALTSHSEDALESFQKTVISYPEVLECYHITGKYDFMLKIIIPDMHAYNAFLRQKIAPLERVGNVHSSLVISQSKAEIGLPL